The DNA region TACAAGTTCTTTGATACAGATATTGGCGAGTTGAActctactctacaccagaagaGTTTTACCCTTGTGAATATCATTCATCTGCCACAAAATAACCCACATTGCTACATAACATACATAACCTCATGAAAAAATCAAACATACATTGCATATAACATGCATATCGATTCTTTTCCTTTGCGACTGATCTATTTCTCCAACAGAATATTCCAATCAATCCCCAACAGATGAACTTATAAAAGTTTACCTGTCATTCCATGTTCCTAATACATTTATCCTCCTCACATTACGACCATACTCAACGGGATTTTTTTTTGGATATTcttgtatttaatcctcttctaccttgaacACCCGAAAATCTATCACAATTCATGCATTCAGGTTaaagaagattaaataggggcagttgtcatactAAAAAAATCTCCCCCCCCCTTTTCACCTTTCATCTGACTTTTGATTTGAGATTCATCTACACTTATTTCATGTCAAATGCATTCATATCATCCATTGTATCAACATCGTCATAAATTCAAAGTTGTGGTTATTTATACCTAACAAGAGCCTAAGGTTTTCCCAAGGATCATGCCCTAGGAGTTGTGGTGTTACGGTTGATGTGGAAGGCATATCCTTTGAACCATGACATGAAACCCTAGTTACTGATTCTTGGTAATTACAGACCTTTTAATTTGGATATGTTTGTAGAGCTTTATTGCTTGGTTTGTGATCTTGGTTCATGTGGTTTGCATCTTGATCTTGGATTAAGTATGAAACCCTAATCATGAGTGCTTGACATTTGTAGACAATATGGTTTGTCTATTGATATTATGATTAAAATCCTAATTCATGGAAAGAGGTTAGTTGGTCATTTTGGTTTGCATCGTGCCATTTCCATTAGAATCATTCATCAATTTTTCTATTGGTATTTGGAATCAATCATTTGTTTATCATGGTTTATGACATGGTGATTTGTCTGATGATTCATTTGGTCCAAAGTTTTGTTAGGCATGTTTTCATTCAACTATCACAATCCATTTAAAGATTCATAGTGCATTCATTGATTCTTGATTCATAATGCATTCCTAGTCCATTGATTCATGCTTCATAGTGTATTGATTGGCTCATGATTCATAATGCATTTCTAGTTCATTGATTCTTAATTCATGATGCATTCATAGTCCATTTATTCAAGTTTCATAGTCCATTCAAAGTTCATGATTTCAAGGGATATTCAACAtgattttggagggaaaatttcaatttgaaattaAAGCATTTTGCATTGAATCATAAAGGACTATTTTTCATTCGAAATTATTAACCATTTACAAATAATTCATAcaaaaatttacaaaaaaaacTTGATTTTGACCTACAATTGACTTTGGACAACTGTTGACTTTCTGGTCAACcatttgaccaaagtcaactcatcTAAACCCTAGCCCTAGTTGTTGATGTCTACTTTGATTCTTCATTCTCCATCTTCTCTTTTAACTTCATGGGCAAACTTCCCTTGTTTGCAAGCTACCCATGTTTCTCCAAGCCATGCCTTGTTATCCAAGTTTCACTATAGTATGTTGAAGCATGATCCAAGACCAGCCTTGCATCACCAAACCAACAATTCAATCAATTGCTCAATCAAGAAGCTAACAACAGCTCTAACACACATTTCATCAATGCACATCACAAGCATAACCTAAGAACCCTATTCTAATAAGGCAATAAGCCCACAAGCATTCATTtataacattgcaagcatacaTTCATGACAAACATTCACTGCAAGTCATTTAACAGGTTGCTGCACATATTCACTAATTAACCATTCCATTTCACTTGACCAAACTAACTCCACTTTCGATTTCCAAATCTGACTAACAGGTTTTTTCCTGTAACTGATATTTCTTTTCAAAATTTACTAACAACATCAATCTAACAGAAGTTAGAACGAAGTTCACCCTAACATTCAATGCCCTGACTTATATATTCACTAAAAACAAACTGCATAACAGAAACAAGACAGTTCATAAACACATCCATTCTTATCAACACATTGCATAAACTAACAACAAAACTCTTAACAAAAGCTTCCCTAACATAACTAACTTTTCAGGCTAGCTAACTAACTACATCATAAGCAAATTCATTCAACATTCATTAACAAAACAACTTGATAACAGACTCTAATCTAACAGTTGAAACTAACTTGCACGAGTCCTAGCATCAAAAGATTCAATTCCAAGCTCAACTAATCTAACTAGATTCAATCCATATCTAACAGAATTTCTAACAAACTGATCCTCACGCATCCCTATAATTAACGGAGTGGTCACTCCAAACTGAATTGAATTGGTTCTAATTAACAGATTAATCTATGTTAATATCCAACCTCTATATAATCCTTCACCCTCCCAATCATTGAGTGGTCTCAGATTCATTCACATTCTCTCAGAATTTCACACTCTCTCAATCCTCTCAGAATTACCATCACTTCTCAGAAACTCTCTCTCAATCCCTCACTCTCATTCGTACGCATCAAACAACCATAGCAAGAATCACTATAGAattgaagaagaagaataagtggagtaaaagaaaaaaagagaaaaacaAGTTCAGAGTTGAGATTCCATACCTGCATTCATCTCCATCTGCATCTTCGAATTTCAGCTCGCACTCAGAAACCACTCCTTTCCTGCATGTAGGTCTTGGTTCTTCAACTTTAGTCATAGTTCTCGTTACCATCATGTAGGGAGAGAGATGAGGAATCAAATCTCTAACACTAGGGGCCTTGATTCCTCCATTTAAGGATTTAATTTATGATTTTCGAAGCTAGGGTTCATGCTTGATTCATTTTAGTTAGGCATTTTGGTTAGAAATTGAGTGTAATTGGGATTGGATTGAGATGTAGGATGTTGGGACGAAGGGATTATGTGTTGAATTTATGTGATTTAGGTCTCCACCGCCGCCAGTGGCGAATTCCGGCGCGACGGAGTTTGTTTCTCAGGTGGAGGCAGGGTGAGAATCTTGAATGAACATGAACACATGAACTTTTGAACTGATGGTGAACACGTATCTCCTTCCCTCTCTCATTTGTGTTTGTATTGGGCTTCTTCCCCTAATCCCATCAATATTTCACTCAATACACCTCTGAATTCTATTAAACCCCACATGATGAAGCATACAATAGCCATTGGGCCTGCCTGAGGGGCCAGGTGCCCTGAAGGACTGTTTACACCCTACCCTGTTTTCAGCAGTACACCCCCTCTtctttctttctatttttttcttttacattttatttttatttttatttttgataaaatTGATTTTAATTCATAGTTTAGAAAATAATAGAATTAACATTAATTCTTTCTTATTCTTTTAGATTTAATTGGATTTTAATCATAGTTAGTTTATTTGTTTGAAGTTGATCTTTTTATGATTAACCTTGTAGTTAATCGCTAATCAATAACATTGCCATGTTCCCCTAGTTCTAAGATATTTTTTAGAATTATAAGATTAGTTTGATTTTATCAATCCTTAGGGTTTTAGGTCATTAATTCCTTGTGCATGATTTGTCAACTGATTTCATCCTGATTGATTAAGTTGATCAAAGTTCGCTTTGATCAATTAAAATGTTTGATTATGCTCATTTCCTTTGTCTAAGTCAAGTGATAAGAAGTCTCTTGATCACTTGAAAAAACTAATTCTCTAAACTGGAGCTGCTTTGGATATCTCAAGACCTCAATTCAAGTTCAAGACTTCACACTTCAATCAAGTCAAGACATTGCAGACAGACTAGACATTAGATTATTattcaagcacaacaaaggtcTTGTATTAACACTTGTCAATTATGATTCGAACTGTGCGTCATGATACTTAAACAGTAGAGAAAGGGCGAGAGGGAACATTcttatcctcattctgaataCCTTTGGGTACATGACGAATGACCAAGTTAATCAAAGTATTCACCTatactcatagactttagtgcaattcgaatcaaaTAATTGTCAAGTCTCTTTATTTACAAAAAACACCCCATCATCAGgggaaataaaaaataatattcTTCGTCAACTTGTCAATTATGATGAGGATTACACGCCATGATCCTTAAGTAGTAGAGAAAGAATGAGAGGGAGAACTCCTaccctcattctgaatatctttggatatGGGACGAGTGACTCAGTTGCTCAAATTTTTCACCTCTACTCATAGACTTTATTACAATTCAAATCAAacaattgacaagtcttcttctTCAACACTACAACAAGCTTTATCTCTTTTTTTTCGGTTTAAACATCACTTTTGTTTCCCCTTTGGTTTAAACATCAGTCCCCTAGTTTAAACACCATCTAattggtttaaacaccatttttcCGGTTCAAACACCgatcctttggtttaaacacaACTCTTACTTATTTtattggtttaaacaccattcTTATCGTTATTTTATCCGGTTTAAACACCGCTTTATCACTTTCttagtttaaacaccactttCATTATTTCTCCGATTTAAACATTGTTATTTTGGTTTAAACATCACCATCATCCTCTCTTTAGTTCAAACATGTTTATCAATTGACCAATTGGTATAAACACCACTTTCATTTACTTCCTTTGCTTAATTACCGCTTCTCCAGTTTAGACACCACTTTTTTTCTTGGTATAAATACCGCTTCTATACTcatttggtttaaacaccactaTCCGGTTTAAATACCAAATCAACCAATCTTCCATCACTTTCTATCacttggtttaaacaccactccTATCATTTCTATTACCCTCTTTTAATCTAAACACTTGTATCCCCTCTTTTGGTAAATACCACCTCAATCACTATCTTTTTTATCTCTCACCCTTAATTccatgaactacggagctctgatttccttattgcactataaggatacgtagacAAGAATGCCATAATCCTCAGCGAGCACTTTAACTATTAAACCTTTTTTCCTCTTTCGTATGTAATCTTTATATATAACACTCGTTCgagcaaagaacaatcaaaacggttcctGTTGAATACAACGAATATGAGggatgctaatacattccccttgcataaccgacttccttaaCCTTTTTCTCTTCCCCTGAGTTTTGTTGATGTTTTCCCTTTgcttcgggaataaataaagttcgatgacaattatgttgtatcttcgagcgtgcgatgcgttcgggtatattttGCTTAACTTCAATATTTAATACACTTTGACGTTATCTTCaatttttcataaatattcaaaatatttttCATGTTCTTATTAacacatttatttttattaaataaaaattaatttaataatataataaaattagATAATAAAACCATCAATTTCTTAattaaaaaatcattttatgTCATTTTGTATTTACCAACTAGTATAACAACTAATTTATCAAGCACTCAAATTAACTTATCAATTATCAGTCATCAGCTATCAGATATCATTCATCAGCTATCAATTACCAGTCTTCAGCTACCAGCTACCATtcatcaatgataagttatcaATTATCAGTTAGTTTTACGAAAAATATTCAAATGATTCTCTTGAAATATTTACAATTTAAAAAAGAATATCATAGATCAAAACTTTGAAAAGAATTATCTTATCGACTAGATATCGTGACATGAATATCAAGGGTGATGAGATCATCATATTTTGTAGTTTTTAGTTTGAGAACCACATAGGCTTTGGTTGAGTTTCGTCCACTTTGTGACAAAGTTAAAATTATTGTCACAATATTTTTTCCAACATTCATTCCACTTCCTTCACGTTATAAGTTGTGTTCATCTCTTCTCTACCATTTGGTAAGCATAATAAGCTGCTTCTTATTCAGCTTAATTTGCATAATAATTTAAGATAAGTTGTTTATTTTTATTGTGGTTGCAGAAGTATTGTAACATGTCTTCTCTAGCAACTGCAGAGATATGTGACACAAACATAGCCCACCTATCAAGTGGTGATTTAAGTATACTTCATCAAGTGTTCCAGAATTACCATTACTACGTAAAACCCATATAATGATGGTTGTGAAACACATATAATGACGGCTGCACGTCTGTTGTTATGTAGCGTGTGATTGTATGTATGTTGGTTTCAACAACGGGCGTGTGACAATGGTTATAAGCTAGGTAGCGCGTTACCTATCACAATAGTTATATTAAACAACATTTGTGATTTGTGTAAgattttattataaaatatgggaTTACTTATTTTTTCTTGCCTCTCATTAACCACATACAACCATTCAAATAGATTTTTGAGATGATAATCAGAAAgattaaattattcttgaaaaacaacTTAAATGGTCCAATATTTTCTGAATTGTATGCATCTTGTAATTCATGATTTCCTCATTAACCCATATAATTTTATTCAATCACAAACTCTTCAAAGTAACGATGATGAATGATGTCTTCTATGTCTTTCACACCAAATAATATTTCCTCTTTTTTTCTAGTTTATTTTGCAAACACCAAGTTTTGTATGAAAGACTCAGACTGCTATCAATTTATCatcattattttaaataatttatgATATTGAATTAAATTCTATAGGCTAAAGAGAAAATCACGATTATAAGATGCATGCAATTCGATAAAAAATGAATCATCTAAGTTGATTTTCAAGAATAGTTTAATTTTTCTAATTATTCTCTAAAAAATCTATTTAAATGAATGCAAGTTCAAtgaggggttagtgaaacaagcAATCACATATGATATAACAAACTCACTAACAATATTTATCAACAAAAATACCAATTAATTAACATAGATTGTGAGAACTTGATAACCTGCCGTTCCTAAAAGCTATGAAGAGGATAAAGTAGAAGGCAGAGTAGAAAACATGTGTTCACTATGATAATGTTATATGAAAGACTCATATAATATTACCACAACGAACACAAGTTCGTAACTCTCTTATTAGATCCATGTTCACACAACCAGTTGCATTAGTGGTAAGTAAAGAACTATAAGCACTAGCTAGCTGCACATGAAGAGCCTTTTATtaacaaacaacacaaaacaacattaacaacaacatcaataacaacatAAACAACATACAATAACATTTATCAACAACATACATACCTTTAATTGAAAAAGTTCAGGGAAAGTTAAGACAAATTATCATGTGAACCACACCCATAGTATGCAAACTTGTAAAATTAAAGGAGGATGAAACTGATGAGAAAGCTGCAAACTTGTGTTAAATTTGAATGACTGTCATTCTAGTTCTATCTCACAAGTTTGCATCTTTCATTTCAACTTCATCctctcttgtattttttattCATAGCAACACAAATCAATTATAATCCTACAAATACCATGAAAAAATAGCATGATAACATAAACTAGCAGTACATTATAATCCAATAAAAATTTATCAACATACATAACAATAACATCAACCTAACAACAACATAAACTAAAAAGAGAGAATATGGAAAAAGAtttgtcaacaacaacaaccaacaacaaaacaTGTGAATCTGAAGTAAATAATATAAAAATCATGTTAACTAACATTTATCTacatttatcaacaacaacataaaacaaaacaaaaaccCATAAACTCTCGAACAAGAAGAAAATCATGTGGAAATCATGTGAAATATAAAAACGACATACACGAAAATGAGAGAACCAGGAAGAAGAAGAATACCTTTATGTATGGAGAACAAGATTGAGGCTATACGGTAGCATAGGAAAGTtaatgatgaagaagaagagaaaaaATGCGTGCTAGGGTTTTTCTGTGAGAGATACAGCGGTATTGTCAAAAAGCGAGAGTTAATTCGCTTATATATGGGCAAACAATTTCACCACAGTCGTATTAAAAAATCGTGATGAAATGGAATATCTTTCACAACGGTTGACATTATCAACCATGGTGATATgcattttaattttaatataaacATCACATTATAAGGACAACACTCATTGTGacgaaaaaataaaaaattgttgGAGCCGGGATTCGAACCCTGTCACTCAATGAATGTACAATCATAGTTAATTATTTTTACCGTAATACAATGTCATTTCGTAAATATAAAAAAAGAAGTCCAAAATAAGGTATTACAACGGTTAGCTGTCAAACCGTTGTAATTTAGTGTTGGCAAAGATATATTTTATAGTAGTGTACGGTCAATCTCAACCATTCTCAGACCCAATAGTTATTGTAAAAGTGTTTGAAGGTAATGTTTTGGTTATAGAACATCTTGAAACAAAAGGAGAAGGAAGAATTTTGGTTGTTGATGGAAGAGGAAGCATGAGATGTGCTTTGGTTGGAGGGAATTTCGTGTCGTTGGAACAAAGCATGGGTTGGTCTGGAATTGTTGTGAATGGTTATATTAGAGATAAATGAGATTAATTTGTGACAAGTTGTGTTAGAGCTTTGGGTTCTCATCCACTTAGATCTTATAAAAGAGGTTTTGGTGAAAAACATGTTGATGTTTATGTTGGAGGAAGTTTTATTCGTGATGGTGAATGGATTTATGCAGATAATGATGGTGTCATTGTGTCCAAATTTGAGTTGTCAATCCGATTTAGTACTAATGTTTTTTTAATTGGATCTCAGCTTTTAAGCCATTGTTGTAGTGTTCATGGTATTCTCAAACTTAGCATGAAATTAAATAATGAACAATAAATGTAATGGCTTTGTTTGAATTGTTCGGTGGAAATCAAATCTCCATCACAAGAATATCACGTTAAATTGGTAATAGTAGAACCATGTAAAACCCTTTTAGAAGGGTGGAAGATATTAAGAAAGTAATAGTATAATATCTTCATAATCAATTCACAACTAGAGGTTGTAACCATATTCATGTAAGCCTATACGTTAAGAGAATTAGTAGGGTGGTGGAAGAGATGGTTAGTGAATTTTTAGAAGAAGAAATTTGTACAACAGTGTGGGTTGTGAGATTTCTAAGTATATCGGGCCAAATGGAGTGAATTTTGGATTTTTATGAAAGAATTTTAGGAAGATATCAAAGCTGATTTTACTTGAGTTATGGCGGAGTTTCATAATCACAGGCGGATAGTTAGAGGGGAAAACTATTATTTCATAGTGTTATTCCATAGGAAGAAGAATATAATAAAAGTATATGACTTTAGGCCAATATTCCTAATTGGTTGCATTTATAAGGTTATAGTAAAGGTTTTGGAGAACAGGCTTAGAAAGGTGATCGGGTATGTCATCTTAGAAATGAAGACAAATTATTAATGGTATCCTAATAGAAAACTAAATTATAGATGAAGTCAAATGCAATAAAGAGGAGATGATTATATTCAATGTAGACTTCGAAAAGGACTATGATGCGGTGGATTGGAAGTCCTTAGATTATGTTATGACTAAGATGAGGTTTCAGAAATGGATCTCAGAATGTTTGAAGTCAACATCATTGTTGGTGTTGTGAATGGCAATCATACTAAGGAGTTTAATATATGAAGAGATCTAAGACAAGGGGCCCTTTGTCTCTTTTTCTTTTCCTACTTCTGGAAAAAGGATTGAACATTCTCATGAAAAGATTGGTTGAGTTGAGTAAAATTCTTCGGATTTAGATTTGATAGAGGAAAAGAAAATTTATCGCATCTACAATATGCGAACGATATACTAATAATAGGCAAAAAGTGAGGGAGTGTTAGTATTCGGTTAAAGAGAGCTATAGGATTATGATGCTTGAAAATAGATTAGAAGTTAATACTTATTTGTCAAAGGCTTAGCACAAACTGATATCGTCAAAAATATCTTGTCTATTATGGAGGATTCTTCCTAATAGGTTATCAACTAAAGATAATTCAGTTAGGATAGTTGCCATCAGCCTTGACGCAACTTTGCGTTGGCAGGTGCGGAATAGTTAAACCAACACCCTTTTCTTTTAGTGTTCCACTTTTGCAGGTATATGGTATTTGGTAGCAACTAAATTGGTATTCACACAACTTCCCATATAGAATGTGTGCTTCATCTAGAACAATTTGAATCTTTATTGTGGTATATAGGGgtgttttttttttcattttgtgTTTCTAGAATTTTGAAATTGGGCAGTGCTAACCTTAATATTTAAGGATTTTGTTAGTTTATTATGGTCTTG from Lathyrus oleraceus cultivar Zhongwan6 chromosome 1, CAAS_Psat_ZW6_1.0, whole genome shotgun sequence includes:
- the LOC127115260 gene encoding LOW QUALITY PROTEIN: putative 4-hydroxy-4-methyl-2-oxoglutarate aldolase 3 (The sequence of the model RefSeq protein was modified relative to this genomic sequence to represent the inferred CDS: substituted 2 bases at 2 genomic stop codons); protein product: MSSLATAEICDTNIAHLSSGDLSILHQVFQMYGQSQPFSDPIVIVKVFEGNVLVIEHLETKGEGRILVVDGRGSMRCALVGGNFVSLEQSMGWSGIVVNGYIRDKXDXFVTSCVRALGSHPLRSYKRGFGEKHVDVYVGGSFIRDGEWIYADNDGVIVSKFELSIRFSTNVFLIGSQLLSHCCSVHVYYGLDDALYGIGGAFRDAASKKHLSRFGMVDQVVKCYMLR